CGACGGCGCCCGCCGGCGCACGCCCGGCTTGCGGCGCGAAGAGGTCGCGCTGCTGGCCAACATCGGGGCCACGTGGTACACGCGGCTCGAACAGGGGCAGCCGATCAACGTCTCCGCCGAAGTGCTCGACGGCATCGCGCGTGCGCTGCGGCTAACCTCCGAGGAGCGGCGCCACCTTCACTTGCTGGCCGGAATGGCGCCTACCGTCGTCGTGCCCGACGAGGAGCGCGTGAGCGAGCTCGTGCGCCGCGTGCTCGACGGGCTCGATCCGTTGCCCGCCTACGTGCGCGGCCGCCGCTGGGACATTCTCGCGTGGAACGCCAGTGCCGACGCGCTCGCGGATTTCTCGAACGCGCCTGGCCCGGCGCGCAACATCGTGTGGCGCCTTTTTCGCGACCCGAACTCGCGCTGCCGGTACGGCGATCCCGAGTGCACGATGCGGCGCGCCGTCGCGCAGTTCCGCGCCGTCGCCGCGAAGTACCCCAATGATCCGGGCTTCGTTGAGCTCATCGACGACCTGCGCACGAACTCCGCGGAGTTTCGTCAATTGTGGGCCGAACACGACGTGCTCGGCTCGACCGACGGCCTCAAGCGCTTCAACCACCCGGAGCTCGGCGAGTTCATCCTGGATCACACGACCCTGGAGCTTCCGGGTGACGGTGACATCAAGATGGTCGTGCTAACCGCAGCACCCGGATCCGAGACGGAGAGTAAACTGCGGTTGCTGGCGCCACGCGCGGTGACGACATAGCGCTACTGGATCAGGTGGACGTCGCCGAACTCATGGCAGAAATAGCCGCGATTCGCGGCTTCGGCGTACGCGTCTTGCAGTAAATCCTCGTCGATAAAAGCCCGCAGCATCGAGACGTGCGTGCCGGTTGCGTCGTGGAAGCCCGAGAGCAGAGCGTCCACGGTCCTTAGCCGATACGCTTGGTCGATGAAGAGATCGGTCCAGCCCTGCGACGCGATCACGGCGCCCTCGGTAACGGCGCTTTCGAGCGCGCGAACGACGGTCGTACCGATGGCAATCACGCGTCGGCCCTCGCGGCGAGCGGTGTTGACCTTCTCGGCTGCCGCGGGCGGGACGAAAAACCGTTCCGTCCCGGGACGCTCCGGCGACTCGAAGCTCGCCACTCCGCAGTGGAGGGTGACGGTCGCGATCTTTATTCCGCGATTCTGCAGCCGCGCGACGACCCGTTCCGTAAAGGGCCGCGCCGCCGACGGCATTTCCGACGATCCGGCTTGGCGCGCGAACAACGTCTGGTAGTCCGCAAGCGGAAACGAGCGACTCAAATATGCGTATGCGATCGGTGCGCCGAACCTGGCGAGATACGCGGGCATCGGCACCGGCAGTTCGAACGCGGCGTACCACAAGCGCGGGCGGCGCGGATCGGCCGGCGCGAGAAGCTTCGTCGTCGCTCCGCCGGGCAGCATCAGCGTCTCGGCAGAAGTTACCGGACCGCGCGGTTCCACGGTCCACAGCCGCTCGTCGATCTGCGTGCTGACGTGCAACGGCAGCGTGCTGCCGCTACGCCGGCGCGCGAGCAGCGCGGCCGGCAACGTCGCCGAGTCGTTGACGACCAGAAGGTCGCCCGGTCGCAGCAGTGACGGCAAGTCGTAGAAATGCGCGTGCGTTTGCGACCGCGCCCGACGATCGGTAACGAGCATGCGCACGGCATCGCGCGCGACGCCGCGATGCTCCGGCGGCTCGGTCGCATCGACCAGGCCGCGTGAATGTGCCGCAGCCGCCGTCACGCGACGATCAAATCGGTGGCGCGCACGCGCTCGAAGCCCGCCTTCATTTCCGCGATCGCGCGCAGCAGTGCGCGAGCTGAATCCGCGGGGTCACGAAGCTCCGCCGGATCGGCATCCGGCACTGCATCACGGTGCATCGCCGTGTCCATGTCGCCGGGATCGAAGACGAGGACGCGCGTCGCGCTTCCCTCGAGCTCCGCTGCGAGCACGCGCGAGACGTGCTCGAGCGCTGCCTTCGTGGCGCCGTACCCACCCCAAGTGGGATAGCCCTCGACGCCCGCATCCGACGTAACGTTGACGATCGTCGCCAAATCCGAGCGCGCCATGAGTTTTAGCGCGTGTTGTATGAGGTGGATCGGCGCGAAGACGTTCACCTCGAAGAGTGCGTCGAACGTCGACCGGTCGAGCTCGGCGACCGCCGGCAAGGGCGTCTTGCCCAGAGTGGACGCGTTGTTGACGAGCAGATCCAGGCGCCCCATGTGCTGCGCGGCCGCGATCAACGCGTGAGCGTGCCGCGGATCAGCGACGTCGCCCGCAATGGCGACTACGTCGCCGGTTCCGGCAAGCTCCGCGCGCGTGCGCTCGAGCTCGGCGGCGTCGCGGCCATCGATGATGACCACGAGGCCTTTGCGGAGCAGCTCGCGAGCGACCGCCTTTCCCAATCCGCGCGATCCGCCGGTGACGATCGCGACGTGTTCCGGTTGAAACCAATCCATATTGAGGACGAGTCTACAACCTTAAGTATAGTTGAGGTCAAGAGATGGAGTATCTAACCGTCGGCGAAGTCGCGAAGCGCAGTGGACTGCCAGTGTCGACGATTCACTTTTGGGAGGCGAAGGGCCTGATCCGCAGCGCGCGCAGCGAGGGGAATCAGCGGCGCTTCGCACGCGCCGAGCTACGGCGGATTGCCGTGATCAAGATCGGTCAGCGCGCGGGCATTCCGCTAACCGAGATCCGCGCCGTGCTCGACACGCTGCCGGCGGACCGCGCAATCAACGCGAGGAACTGGGCGGCGCTGTCCAATCGCTGGAAGCGCAGCCTCGACGAGCGCATCGCGCGCCTGACTGCACTGCGCGATCAGCTCGGACAATGCATCGGCTGCGGGTGCTTGTCGCTCGACAAATGCTGGCTGCGAAACCCAGACGACAAACTGGCAGGGGAGGGCCCAGGTCCGAGGCTCCTCGGCTTCGATAAGTGATTCTCGCTAGACGAAGTAGCCTCGGTTCAGGCCATCGTTGGCATCTCACCGCGACCCGCGACCTCCGCCACGAGCGCGGCTCGATTATTGACGCCGTAGGCGCGAAAGACCGCCTTGAGGTGATTTCGCACGGTGTGTGGGCTCAACCCCAACTGTTGGGCAATCTCGGCCGTCGTCATCTTTCGGCAAAGCATCTCGAGTACCGTCCGTTGCATTCGCGGTAGCTTTACGGGCGCCACCGTAGCCGCCATCTGAGCCGCGATCTCTTGTGCGAGCCAGGATCGCGGATACGGGTCGAGCTTGTCCTCGGCGAGGTGGTGCCAGCGCTCCTTGCCCGTCGCTTCGGATAATCGTATCGCCGTGCGGCCTGCGCGCCAGTCGTAGCCGATTCGATCGAAGATGACCCAGGCTTTGCGCAGCGCTTCCTCCGCGCCGGATTCGCCCGTCTTGAGCCTGACGTAGCCCTCCGCATAAGCCGCGAGCGCCTCGCAGCGCTGATCGAACGCGAAGAGCGACACCGGTGAGCGCATCTTATCGAGGCCCTTGTAGCGGGCGAGGAAGTAGTGCGCCTTCTCGGGGTTGTGTTCGACGATCGCTTCGGCCATGAGCAGCAGCCCTACGCGCTCGTCGCCCGGCGCCTCACTCCAATCGATGCGATCGAACAGCACCTCCGCCTTCTCGACCTCGTTGCAGGCCCAATTCGTTTCCCCGACGATGCGCGCAAAATACGCGCGGTCGAGCAGGACGATCGCTTCGAATGCCGGGCTCGGCCTCGTTCGCTCCGCGGCGCGCAGGTAGCGAAAGCAGCCCAAGACGTCGCCGCGCAGGGCGCACGACCAGCCGACGCCCTTGAGCGCTTGGAAGCGCTGGATCGCGAGGTCCGGCGGCCACTCGACGTCGGCGTCCACCTCCGTCTTCGCGATATCGGCGGCCTCCGGTAGAGCCAGCTCTCGCCCGAGCAGTGCCAGGTTCTGAACCGCGTGGAACCACTGTTCGAGATGATCCTCGCGCCGCTCGCCGATGAGCTTGACCGCGCGGATCGTACCCTCGGCAGATTCGCGATAGCGCTCTTCTTGACAGAGGATGAACGATTCCAGCAGCTCGTGCTTAATCCGAGCAGCCAGGGACTTGTCGCACGCCATGTCGCCGGCATAGCGGCGCGCTTCGCCCAGTTTACCCTCGAGCATGTAGCGGCGCGCGAACTGGTACGCGAGGGCGGCTCGATCGGCCGGCAAGCGCGCCAGCTTCTGCGCCATCTCGAAGTGATGGTCGGCGCGCTCGAAGTCACGCATCCGAGCATACCCGATCGCGAGCAGTAGCGCCCACTCCGCGCGCTCGCGGGACGCGTTGGCCTTGGGCGGACGGCGGATAAGGAACGCGACTGCCCTGTTCTCGTCCCGCTTGAGCAGAATTCGCGCCGCCAGCAACTGCGCCTCATAAGAGGGCGAAGCGCCGGACTCCACCGCTTGGTCGTACACGTCGCCCGCCGCCAAGTACTGACATCGCTCGAACAGCCCGCGCATCTCGTCAACCCAGCGCGGCGCGATCAGCTGCTTCTTCGCCATGGCCAAATAGATTAGCGCGGCGGCGGCCCCGGCCCCGCCGCCGCGGCATCGGATTAGTGTCCGCCGGTGCCCGGCAGGCCGCCGTTACCCGGGCCGGGCATGCTCCCGCCGCCGTCAGTCGGACCAAGCATCGGAGCGCCGATCCCGGCCCCACCGCCGAAGTGGGTGAAGCCGCCGCCGAAACCGCCGAACAGACCCAAAGCCAAAGCCAGGGCGTGGAAGAACATAAACATCCGCATCTATCCTTTCAGAGCGCGGTCGTCCGCGCAATAGCAACGTGGGACTAGCCCAATTGGGCTAGACACGTATTATCGCGCCTGCACTAATCCAGCGATATAATCAAGTGACCGCTTGCTTATCTCTCACCATCATTGTAAGCCGCGAGCCTGTCCTGAGCCAGCGCAGCGAGTCGAAGGGAAAGATGGCGTAGCGATACCGTCTCTAGCGAGACGGAGCGTGCGCGTAAGTGATTGCTTGCGTCATGCTTCGATCTGCGCACAAGACACAGGGAGTTGACATAGGTAGTTTTTACGTTGAGTGAATTGCAAGAGATAACGAAAGTTATCGCACTGCAATCATCTTTGTTGCAAATTTATTTTGTGCCGTCTTGACCGCGCGATTTGAAAGCCCATAGACTTGGTTCAATCGTGTAGCTACTTAGGAGGACGGCAGGATGAATCGCACCCGCTTCTCGGCGCTTGCTGTGATCGTAGCACTAGTTGGATGCTCCCAAAACACGACGTCGCCCACGCCACCCCCCGTGCCGTTAGCGGCTCGACCGGGCGGCTTGATGCACTCGCTTTCGGGCAGCGGCAGCACCCCGATCACACACGTCGTCATCGTATTTCAAGAGAATCGCACCACAAATAACCTCTTCAACGGTCTTCCCGGCGCCGGTACCGTACGTACGGGGTCAAATACTTACGGCCAAACGGTGAAGCTCCAGCCTCGGCTTCTTACGGCCCCATACGACATCAGCCACGCGCACAGCGCGTTCACGACGGAATGGAATAACGGCCAGATGAACGGCTGGAATCTGGTCAAGTCCAGCTGCAAGAAGGGGCATACGTGTCCGCCCCCGGACGTTCGGGCGTACGGCTACGTCCCTGAAAAAGAAGTCGAGCCGTATTTCGTCATGGCTCGGCAATACGCGTTCGGCGCCAATATGTTCCAAACGAATCAGGGGCCGAGCTTTCCCGCCCACCAGTACATCTTGAGCGGCACGTCGACCATTTCAGACGGGTCCAACTTGCGCGCCGCCGAGAATCCGCAGACGCCCCAGAAAAAGAGCACCGGCGGCTGCGATTCGCCCACGGGATCGCTCGTGAAACTCATCGACCAGAACGGGAACGAGAATCAGACGGCATATCCGTGCTTCGATCGTAACTCGCTCATCCAGCTCGTCGAGGCGCAGAATCTGACGTGGCACTATTATCAGGCGGGCCCGGGCCCGGGCCTATGGCACGGACCCGATGCGATCCTGCCCGTCTTTCAGAGCTCGCAGTTTGCCGCCGACGTCGTCAGCCCGCCCTCGCAGGTACTGACCGACATCAAGAACGGGAATCTCGCGAACGTCGTGTGGGTAACGCCGACCGGAGCGGCCTCCGATCACGCCGGCAGCACAGACGGATCCGGGCCGTCGTGGGTGGCCTCCATCGTCAACACGATTGGGAAGAGCCAGTATTGGAACAACACCGCGATCTTCGTCACGTGGGACGATTGGGGCGGATGGTTCGATCCGGTCCCGCCGCCACAGTACAATTCCTATGAGCTCGGCTTCCGCGTGCCTCTGCTCGTCATCTCGGCGTATGCGAAGCAGAACTACATATCGAACGTGCAGCACGAGTTCGGCAGCATCCTGAAGTTCACCGAGAAGACGTTCGCACTCGGTTCGCTCGGCACGACCGACGCCCGCGCCGACGACCTGTCCGACTGCTTCAACTTCTCCAAGGGACCGCGAAAATTCAAGCCGATCCCAGCCCCGCACGATGCGCAATATTTCTTGCGCCAACCGGTCGGCGGCACGCCGGACGACGACTTCTAAAGGGGGCTAACGCCTTAGTGTAGCCAAGAGGACGTGCGGATGAACCGCACGCGCCTCTTGGCTCTTGTCGTCGTTGCTGCGCTCGCAAACTGCTCGTCGGCTTCTACGCCGTCGTCCTCTCTGCCGTCCGCTCGCTCAGCCGGAAAAATTCGAACGCTTTCGGGCGGCACGTCGCCCATCCAGCACGTCGTCATCATCGTTCAGGAAAACCGGACGACGAACAACCTCTTCAACGGCCTTCCCGGCGCCGGGACCGTACGCGAGGGGAAAAACTCGCTCGGCCTGACGGTGCAACTCCAGCCTCGGCGTCTGACGGCGCCCTACTACATTGGGCACTCGCACAGCAATTTTGTGACCGAATATGCCAACGGCCGGCTCGACGGGTTCGATCTCGTGGCATCGCGATGCGAGACGGGCCGGAAATGTCCCCCTCCCGGAATCCGCGCGTACGGCTACGTCCCCCAACGGGAGGTCGAGCCGTATTTCAAGATGGCACAGCGCTACACGTTCGGGGCCAACATGTTTCAGACGAGTCAGGGCCCGAGCTTTCCTGCGCATCAATATCTCTTGAGCGGAACTTCGACGATCTTCGACGGATCGTCGCTGCGCGCCGCGGAGAGTCCGAAGACAGCCCGGCTCAAAAACACTGGCGGTTGCGATTCACCGCGCGACTCGACGGTGATGCTCATCGATCCGTACGGTAACGAGAATCAGAAGACGTATCCGTGCTTCGATCGCAATTCGCTCATCGCCCTCATCGACGCCAAGTCGCTGACGTGGCACTACTATCAGGCCGGCAAGGGGCCGGGACTCTGGCACGCGCCGGACGCGATCTTGCCGATCTTCAACCGGGCGGATTTCGCGGCGAACGTCGTCGGGCCGCCGGCTCGAGTGCTATGGGACATCAAGAAGGGCCGGTTGGCGAACGTCGTTTGGGTCACGCCGACCGCCGCGGACTCCGATCACGCCGGCAGCACCGACGGTACAGGACCATCTTGGGTCGCTTCGATCGTGAATACGATCGGAAAGAGCCAGTATTGGACCAGCACCGCGATCTTCGTCGTCTGGGACGACTGGGGCGGCTGGTACGATCCCGCGCCGCCCCCGCAGTACAACTCTTACGAGCTTGGCTTCCGCGTGCCGCTGCTGGTGATCTCCCCGTACGCGAAGCAGAACTACGTCTCGACCGTCCAGCACGAGTTCGGCAGCATCTTGAAGTTCACCGAAGAGACGTTCAACCTCGGATCGCTCGGCACGACCGACGTACGCGCCGACGACCTCTCGGACTGCTTCAACTTCTCGAAGGGACCCAGCAAGTTCGTTCCGATTCCCGCCCTGCACGATGCGCAATACTTCTTGAGCCGGCCCAGCTCCGACGAACCGCCGGACGACGACTAGGCTAGTACTTCGGGAGCGGTGTCCAGCCTTTGGCGGTCTCGATCTCCCACCCTCGGGCGTCGCCGGTGCGGCTGCGGTACGTACCGTCGCCACCGGCACAGCCGCCGCCCGCGCCGAGCGCCTGAGCGCAGAACGACGCGACGACGTACTTTCCGTCATATCGTACGTGCTGGTCCAGGCACCCGGTCATCCACTTCGGATAACTCGACATGCCCCAGTCCGACGCGAGGACGACGTCCCACCCGACGATGTCTTCGTGCGCGGTCTTCGCTTTATACAGGATGCAATCGTTCAGGCCGAAGATCATCGGATCGTGATTCGGAACGGTGACTCGGAGCACGTGGCCGAATCGCGCCGCGTCTTGCTGCGAAAGCGCGTAGGGCACGTGCGGCGCACACGCCGGTGCGCCCAGCAGAAACGCGAAGGCTAGCGCAGCACTACGAAGCGGCCGCCGTCGGTAAAGAGGATCACGAGCAGCATCGAGATCAGCGTCGATTCGTAGTACCATCCGGGCCCATCCTTTCCCCAGAAGCCGGTTTTCCAGGCGAAGACCTTCTTTTGGATCGCGCCCACCATGATCAGCATCAACCCGATAGCGGCGAGCTGCTGCAGCACGCCGAGAATGATCGCCAGCCCACCGGCGAGCTCAGCCACCGCGAGGAACATCGTAAAATTTTTCGGCAGCCCGATGCTCTGGCTGCGCGCGTCCGGATCCTTGAGATCGTCGTAACCGCTGTCGGCGAAGATCGCGCCGACCATCAACCGCATCAGCAGCAGCCCGTAATCCGTGAGGTGGCTCAGGTCAAACACGCGTGTCGAACTCTGACTGAGCGCGCTTGACCTCCTCCATGTGATCGTGCGCCCACTGCGTCAGCGAACCGAGCGGGCCGCAGAGCGTGCGCCCGAGCGGCGTGAGCTCGTACTCCACGCGCGGGGGAATCTCGGCATAGATCGTGCGCTTCACCAGTCCGTCGCGTTCCAGGTCGCGCAGCGTTTGCGTGAGCATCTTCTGCGAGATGCCGCCGATCATGCGCCGCAACTCGTTGAAGCGGCGATGCTCGGCTTGGGCTAGGATGCCGATGACCAGCGTCGTCCACTTGTCGGCGATCCGGTCGAGGATCAGCCGCGACGGGCACTGCGCCTGGTTGTAGACGTCGGCGGCCGTGGGCAGGGGCGGAAGTTTGATGGTTTCCATTGGGTTCCTAGGCTACTTTAGAGTGCGTACTTGATTCCAGCTGGCTAGTATGCAAAAGTTACTAGCATAACGATAGCACACTTTGAAGCTATCGGCAACCATAAGGAGCTAGAGACCCAACTATGACCACCACCCAGCTGCAAGAGAAGGCCGTTTACGCCCTAGACCCGGCGCACACGACCATCGAATTCGTCGTCCGCCACCTGATGATCACCAAGGTGCGCGGCCGCTTCACCGCCTTCGACGGGTCGGTCGAGCTGCAGCCCGACAGCGACGTGCCCGCCACGGTGGGCGCGACCATCCAGGCCGGCTCGGTAGACACCCGCGAAGATCAGCGCGACGCTCACCTGCGCTCGCCCGACTTCTTCGACGCCGAGAAGTTCCCGACGCTCGCGTTCGAGAGCACCCGTATCTACGGCACGCCAGACGAGTTGACGATCGACGGCAAACTGACGATCCGCGGTATCACGCGCGACGTGACGCTTCGCGGCAGTTTCGAGGGCCGGGCGAACGATCCGTGGGGCGGCGTGCGCGTCGGTTACAGCGCCCACACGACGATCAACCGCAAGGACTTCGGCCTCGCCTGGAACGCCGCGCTCGAGACGGGCGGCGTCGTCGTCGGCGACGAGGTGCGCATCGAACTCAACGTCGAGGCGATTCGCAAGCAATAATCGCCTCGATCACGTGCTTCGTCTCCTCGGGATCGCGCACTTGGATCGTGTCGGTACCGGCCTCCTTCGCCGGATAGTCGTTCCCGCCCGGAAAGATCGCGTCGCCGATGAACAGCATCTCGGCGATCGGGATGCCCAACTCGTCGCGCAGCTTGCGGATGCCGTAGGCCTTGTCGACGCCCGGGCGGGTAACGTCGATCGACGTCGTGCCGCCGAGCCGAACCGAAAACTCTGGCAGCGTCTTGGCGAGGATCGCCTGAATCTGCTTGCGTTTCGAAAAATCGGGATCCCACTTTTCCTTCGCCTCGAGCGGCGCTTGCTGGCCAAGCGCGGAGTACGTGATCTGCGTTCCGCGATCCTCGATGCGTTCGCCCCACGTCTCCGTAGGCTGAAAGCCCGTCGCGGCGACCGCGCTCTCGAGCGCGTCTTCGATCTCCTTCTTTTGTTCGTTGGTGAGATCTTCGGAGTAGAGCTTGCGCCACTGGCCGTCGTACACAAAGAACTTCGTCCCCGAGGTGGGTAGGATCGAGAGGTTGGCAAAGTCGCTGCCGTCCGGGAGCCGCTCGAGCACCTGCTTTTGGAACTGCGGATAGTCGCCGCCCGAAATGATCGCGACCTTGATCTCATCGATGAGGCGGCCGAGGAGGGCCGCCATCTCATCGTCCAGCGCTGCCTTGCTCAACGCGAGCGTGCCGTCCAGGTCGAAGACGATGAGGCGCTTCAAGGCAGCTCTTTGAAGGATTGTTTCACGCGGTACTCGCTGAGCGGATAGCGCGAGCGAAGGTTGTCCCACTGCTTCAAGAGCTCGTCGCTATCGGGGTCGCGGCGGTAGCGCGTCACGCCCAGATAGTAGAGTGCTTCGGGCGCAGCATAGGTCGTGGAGAAGCGCGTCAGCACGTCGGCGTAGCACGCCTCGGCCTGGTCGAAGCGCTTTAATCGCAGGTACGCCATGCCGAATCCGCACAGCGTCTTCGCGAGGAACTCGTCCGGCGGCAGAAAGCCGTCCCAGCGGTACAACTCGGCGCCGTCGTGGTACAGGATGCGAATGTCCGGCGTCCAGATGTGATGTATGGCGTGCAGGAATTTGTTGTTCTCGGACTTGGAGTTGTCGAACTGAACCGGCACGCTATGGGCGACGATCGCGTCGACGACCGGAGGTTGAGGATACGTCACGGTATCCAGCGCTTGGCATCCCCCTCAACCAGGGTTGAACACATCGAGAAAGACGAACTTGCGCTCCGACGTCGCGCGCTCGAGCGCCGCCTCGTAGTCGGACATCCAGGGAATGTGTGCCACGGTCATGCCTCCGTTCGAGCGAGCCCCGTAGGTTCGCCGAGCCCGATGACAAACTCCCGCCAGCATGAAGCGGGATGACTTTTTGCGCCAGGCGGCTGCCGTTTCGATCTTAGCCGGAACCCCGCGGCTCGCCCTCGCGAAATTCGAGGACGATTCGTTCGCGCCGGCCGTGCGCGCGTGGCGCACGTTTCGGCTCACGACCCTGGTGACGCTGCCCGGCTCTCCGCAACCGGTTCGGGCGTGGATCCCGGTTCCGGGGTTCGCCGAATCCGACTGGATGCGGCCCGGCGCGACGACCTGGGAGACGAATGCGAGCTCCGCGAGCATCGTGAGCCAGGGCAAGTGGGGCGTCAAAATGCTCGTGGTGGATTGGTTGAAATCCGAACCTTCCGCGACGATCAAGGTGACGAGCGTCGTCTCGACGCGCGATCGCGTGGTCGACTTCGCGAAGCCCGGGCGGCCGCAGGCGCTGAGCCGGGATGAGTACGCGCTGTACACGTCTGCGACGAAGCTGCAGCCGACCGACGGCATCGTGGCGGACACCGCCAAGAAGATCGTGGGCTCCGCTACGGGCGGCGCCGCCCGGGCGAAGCTCATCTACGAGTGGGTCGTCGAGAGCGCGTCGCGCAATCCGAAGACGCGTGGATGCGGCCTCGGCGACGTCAGCTTCATGCTGGAGACGGGCGATCTGAGCGGAAAGTGCGCGGACATCAACGGCCTGTACGTCGCGCTCGCGCGCGCCGCCGGCATCCCGGCGCGCGACCTCTACGGAATCCGCGTCGCGCCGTCACGCTTCGGCTATCACAGCCTGGGCACGAGCTCGAGCACGATCAGCAAGGCGCAGCACTGCCGCGCCGAGGTGTATCTGGACGAGTACGGCTGGGTGCCGGCCGATCCGGCCGACGTGCGCAAGGTCATGCTCGAGGAGCCGCCCGGGCATCTCGCACTGAGCGATCCGAAGGTGAAGGCCGCGCGTGACACGCTCTTCGGCGCGTGGGAGGGCAACTACGTGGCGTACAACGACGGGCACGACGTGACGCTGCCCGGGTCGAGCGGCGACGACCTCGGCTTCCTGATGTATCCGCAGGCCGAGATCCGCGCGGAGCGCCGCGACAGCCTCGACCCCGTGACGTTCGTCTACACGATCGAGTCCGAGGAGATAACGCGTGGCTAGACACCGCGTCGCGAAAGTATCGGAGATCGCGCCGGGCACGACGCGGCGCGTCGTCGTCGATTCCGTCGAGATTCTGCTGTGCAACCCCGACGGGAAGATCTACGCGATCGAAGACGTCTGCACGCACGATGGCGGCCCGCTGGATCAGGGAACGCTCGAGGGCGAGCATGTGGTCTGCCCGCGACACGGCGCAACGTTCGACGTGCGCACGGGCGACGCGCTGACGCTCCCCGCCGTCGTTCCGCTGATGACGTTCGAGGTCAACGTGGAAGGCGACGACGTTTACGTCGACGCCTAGGGCTTTGAAGACGCTCGGCCGGCTCGCGATCGCGGCGCTCGTCGTGATCGCGGTACTGGCGCTCGGGTTCGCCCTCAATGTGGTTCTCGGCATGCGCTCGCACGCGCGCGACACCGGCACGATCTCCGGCCTGCGCCTGCGTGCGCAGGTGCAGATTCTGCGGGATGACCGCGGCGTGCCGCACGTGATCGCAAGCAACGAGCACGACCTGTTCTTCGCACAGGGATACGTCGAAGGGTCCGACCGGCTCTTCCAGATGGACACGCTCCGCCGCTACATCCTCGGCGAGCTCGCGGAAGTGTACGGATCGCGCGCGCTGCCTGCCGACCAGACGGAGCGCGCAATCCCCGTGCGCGCGATCGTGCAGACGCAGTGGCAGTGGCTTCCCGCGCGC
The sequence above is drawn from the Candidatus Binatia bacterium genome and encodes:
- a CDS encoding YceI family protein, with the translated sequence MTTTQLQEKAVYALDPAHTTIEFVVRHLMITKVRGRFTAFDGSVELQPDSDVPATVGATIQAGSVDTREDQRDAHLRSPDFFDAEKFPTLAFESTRIYGTPDELTIDGKLTIRGITRDVTLRGSFEGRANDPWGGVRVGYSAHTTINRKDFGLAWNAALETGGVVVGDEVRIELNVEAIRKQ
- a CDS encoding non-heme iron oxygenase ferredoxin subunit is translated as MARHRVAKVSEIAPGTTRRVVVDSVEILLCNPDGKIYAIEDVCTHDGGPLDQGTLEGEHVVCPRHGATFDVRTGDALTLPAVVPLMTFEVNVEGDDVYVDA
- a CDS encoding helix-turn-helix domain-containing protein; translation: METIKLPPLPTAADVYNQAQCPSRLILDRIADKWTTLVIGILAQAEHRRFNELRRMIGGISQKMLTQTLRDLERDGLVKRTIYAEIPPRVEYELTPLGRTLCGPLGSLTQWAHDHMEEVKRAQSEFDTRV
- a CDS encoding HAD-IIB family hydrolase, which translates into the protein MKRLIVFDLDGTLALSKAALDDEMAALLGRLIDEIKVAIISGGDYPQFQKQVLERLPDGSDFANLSILPTSGTKFFVYDGQWRKLYSEDLTNEQKKEIEDALESAVAATGFQPTETWGERIEDRGTQITYSALGQQAPLEAKEKWDPDFSKRKQIQAILAKTLPEFSVRLGGTTSIDVTRPGVDKAYGIRKLRDELGIPIAEMLFIGDAIFPGGNDYPAKEAGTDTIQVRDPEETKHVIEAIIACESPRR
- a CDS encoding tetratricopeptide repeat protein — encoded protein: MTYPQPPVVDAIVAHSVPVQFDNSKSENNKFLHAIHHIWTPDIRILYHDGAELYRWDGFLPPDEFLAKTLCGFGMAYLRLKRFDQAEACYADVLTRFSTTYAAPEALYYLGVTRYRRDPDSDELLKQWDNLRSRYPLSEYRVKQSFKELP
- a CDS encoding transglutaminase family protein; the protein is MKRDDFLRQAAAVSILAGTPRLALAKFEDDSFAPAVRAWRTFRLTTLVTLPGSPQPVRAWIPVPGFAESDWMRPGATTWETNASSASIVSQGKWGVKMLVVDWLKSEPSATIKVTSVVSTRDRVVDFAKPGRPQALSRDEYALYTSATKLQPTDGIVADTAKKIVGSATGGAARAKLIYEWVVESASRNPKTRGCGLGDVSFMLETGDLSGKCADINGLYVALARAAGIPARDLYGIRVAPSRFGYHSLGTSSSTISKAQHCRAEVYLDEYGWVPADPADVRKVMLEEPPGHLALSDPKVKAARDTLFGAWEGNYVAYNDGHDVTLPGSSGDDLGFLMYPQAEIRAERRDSLDPVTFVYTIESEEITRG